Proteins co-encoded in one Prunus persica cultivar Lovell chromosome G6, Prunus_persica_NCBIv2, whole genome shotgun sequence genomic window:
- the LOC18774137 gene encoding tubulin alpha chain — MRECISIHIGQAGIQVGNACWELYCLEHGIHPDGQMPSDKTIGGGDDAFNTFFSETGAGKHVPRAVFVDLEPTVIDEVRTGTYRQLFHPEQLISGKEDAANNFARGHYTIGKEIVDLCLDRIRKLADNCTGLQGFLVFNAVGGGTGSGLGSLLLERLSVDYGKKSKLGFTVYPSPQVSTSVVEPYNSVLSTHSLLEHTDVAVLLDNEAIYDICRRSLDIERPTYTNLNRLVSQVISSLTASLRFDGALNVDVTEFQTNLVPYPRIHFMLSSYAPVISAEKAYHEQLSVAEITNSAFEPSSMMAKCDPRHGKYMACCLMYRGDVVPKDVNAAVATIKTKRTIQFVDWCPTGFKCGINYQPPTVVPGGDLAKVQRAVCMISNSTSVAEVFSRIDHKFDLMYAKRAFVHWYVGEGMEEGEFSEAREDLAALEKDYEEVGAEADEGEDGDEGDDY; from the exons ATGAGGGAGTGCATCTCCATTCACATCGGTCAGGCTGGTATTCAGGTCGGCAATGCTTGCTGGGAGCTTTACTGTCTCGAGCATGGAATCCAT CCTGATGGCCAGATGCCAAGTGATAAGACCATTGGGGGAGGTGATGATGCTTTCAACACCTTCTTCAGTGAGACTGGTGCTGGGAAGCATGTTCCTCGTGCTGTGTTTGTAGATTTGGAGCCCACTGTCATTGATGAAGTCAGGACTGGGACATACCGCCAACTCTTCCACCCTGAACAGCTCATCAGCGGCAAGGAAGATGCAGCCAATAACTTTGCTCGTGGCCACTATACCA TTGGGAAAGAGATTGTTGATCTGTGCCTGGACCGCATCCGAAAGCTTGCTGACAACTGCACTGGCCTCCAAGGGTTCCTGGTTTTCAATGCTGTGGGCGGAGGCACTGGTTCAGGTCTTGGCTCCCTTCTACTGGAACGTCTGTCAGTGGACTATGGCAAGAAGTCCAAGCTCGGGTTCACTGTCTACCCCTCTCCACAGGTTTCAACCTCTGTTGTTGAGCCCTACAACAGTGTCCTCTCGACCCACTCCCTCTTGGAACACACTGATGTTGCTGTGCTGCTGGATAACGAGGCCATTTATGACATATGCAGGCGCTCCCTTGACATTGAGCGTCCTACCTATACCAACCTTAACCGCTTGGTTTCTCAG GTGATATCATCCCTGACTGCATCCCTGAGGTTCGATGGTGCCTTGAATGTGGATGTAACAGAGTTCCAGACTAATCTTGTGCCATACCCCAGGATCCATTTCATGCTTTCGTCCTATGCTCCCGTTATCTCAGCTGAGAAGGCCTATCACGAGCAGCTTTCAGTTGCAGAGATCACCAACAGCGCATTCGAGCCTTCATCGATGATGGCTAAGTGCGACCCACGCCATGGGAAATACATGGCCTGCTGTCTGATGTACAGAGGGGATGTGGTGCCCAAGGATGTCAATGCAGCTGTGGCCACCATCAAGACCAAGCGCACTATCCAATTCGTCGACTGGTGCCCAACTGGATTCAAATGCGGAATTAACTACCAGCCCCCAACTGTTGTTCCAGGTGGCGATCTTGCCAAGGTTCAGAGGGCAGTGTGCATGATCTCAAACTCCACCAGCGTGGCTGAAGTGTTCTCGCGCATTGACCACAAGTTCGACCTCATGTATGCCAAGAGGGCATTTGTTCACTGGTACGTGGGCGAGGGCATGGAGGAAGGTGAGTTTTCTGAAGCCCGTGAGGATCTTGCTGCGCTGGAGAAGGACTATGAGGAGGTCGGTGCCGAGGCTGACGAGGGCGAAGACGGTGATGAGGGAGACGACTACTGA
- the LOC18772178 gene encoding uncharacterized protein LOC18772178 codes for MEKKKDHKVACATDEEPEANGILSKEDQSQPNVTLLTESTKTDSPSNGNAPSLNHQYPSTLQWPYTPQHGVEQSLFMPRPFIATQAPLPGVINQWPQFPHLQQNASNHQVPQGLPPSNYSQSAAPSWLPQRAGYTLPGLKAPATFPSFIAFGATDTSWQTPAAVGGGTSTTNQAQVPNFCYPVGYPYPGFPGPCDPSWWGQAQAQQPLCTYAFPGGYFPSPPALPPSCTTPLGQSFQKGIIRAPTKLSQKHQQLWDAQSAENVQLWNVINHLQSEIMDYKIRLVRLEAEVSSLKPAAEEPTAQVSGAVLSGQPSKRGRPKRSVASVDALPSPGESHRRTRGRKPAACKIHQFEMKPHVFEKVILNKVEDKEKAYHSTAAAEQGNNISNVVAHSGGNLEVNGSNSMMPEFHYQFQQDLPNVQMYRIGHTASSEMKGNDDKGNYVRTNNAITSQQTNGTSTKTNLALHMGAIGTASIGWPSSISSEPDRNEVNIGSQGFYNSGSVIRRGGKIIPGWSFVSEEDASEKLEDAVLGSGKDDNDENMGDDSSSGGEEIARTKDESAHNMDGSREGTSPNWS; via the exons atggagaagaagaaggaccaCAAGGTTGCTTGCGCCACCGATGAAGAACCAGAGGCAAATGGCATTTTG AGCAAGGAGGACCAAAGCCAGCCAAATGTGACACTTTTGACAGAGAGTACAAAAACTGATAGTCCTTCAAACGGCAATGCACCGTCCCTAAATCACCAATACCCATCAACTCTTCAATGGCCGTACACGCCTCAGCATGGAGTGGAACAATCCCTTTTCATGCCTAGACCCTTTATTGCAACTCAAGCACCGTTGCCTGGAGTTATAAACCAATGGCCACAATTTCCACATCTACAACAGAATGCCTCTAACCATCAGGTCCCACAAGGCCTGCCACCAAGCAATTATTCCCAATCAGCTGCTCCCTCATGGCTACCCCAGAGAGCTGGTTACACGTTGCCCGGATTGAAAGCACCGGCAACTTTTCCGTCATTCATTGCTTTCGGAGCTACTGATACTAGTTGGCAAACTCCTGCAGCTGTTGGAGGTGGAACTTCAACAACAAATCAAGCTCAAGTTCCTAATTTCTGTTACCCTGTTGGGTACCCATATCCGGGCTTTCCAG GTCCTTGTGATCCATCTTGGTGGGGTCAGGCTCAGGCACAACAACCTCTATGCACATATGCTTTTCCAGGAGGCTACTTTCCTTCACCACCTGCATTACCGCCTAGTTGCACCACACCCCTTGGGCAATCCTTTCAAAAAGGAATTATCAGGGCACCAACTAAACTTTCTCAGAAGCACCAGCAACTTTGGGATGCTCAA TCTGCAGAAAATGTCCAGCTATGGAATGTAATTAATCACTTGCAATCAGAAATAATGGATTACAAAATTCGCTTGGTGAGGCTTGAAGCAGAAGTGTCTTCTCTGAAACCGGCAGCGGAAGAGCCCACTGCTCAAGTTAGTGGGGCTGTTTTATCTGGACAACCATCAAAAAGAGGAAGACCAAAGAGGTCAGTTGCTTCAGTCGATGCATTACCTTCTCCAGGTGAGTCTCATCGCCGAACTCGAGGTAGAAAACCTGCAGCATGCAAGATTCATCAGTTTGAGATGAAACCACATGTTTTTGAGAAGGTTATCCTCAACAAGGTAGAAGATAAAGAGAAAGCATATCACTCCACAGCTGCTGCAGAGCAGGGAAACAATATCTCAAACGTTGTCGCACATTCTGGTGGCAACTTGGAGGTTAATGGAAGCAATTCAATGATGCCTGAATTCCACTATCAATTTCAGCAGGACCTTCCCAATGTCCAAATGTATAGAATTGGGCATACTGCCTCTTCAGAAATGAAAGGTAATGATGACAAGGGTAACTACGTAAGAACTAACAACGCCATCACTTCTCAGCAAACTAATGGGACAAGCACCAAAACCAATTTGGCCCTTCATATGGGTGCCATTGGTACTGCAAGTATTGGGTGGCCTTCTAGCATTTCCTCCGAACCTGATAGAAACGAGGTAAATATAGGCTCCCAGGGTTTCTACAACAGTGGTAGTGTTATCAGAAGAGGAGGAAAGATCATTCCTGGATGGAGCTTCGTAAGTGAAGAGGATGCTTCTGAAAAGCTGGAAGATGCTGTATTAGGATCAGGAAAGGACGACAATGATGAAAATATGGGAGATGATTCCAGCTcaggaggagaagaaattgcTCGAACAAAAGATGAGAGTGCCCACAACATGGATGGTAGTAGAGAAGGAACTAGCCCTAACTGGTCATAG
- the LOC18774087 gene encoding uncharacterized protein LOC18774087 — protein MAPTTTNNHTHSKPPKPNSIVTTTTKQPLVCFSFAAYAKSLINHLKSSPLNIPVEQGLTDPELASIEATFDFAFPPDLRAILQEGLPVGPTFPNWRSSSLQQLRILLSLPSFSVLRRVSGGSLWCQSWGAKPPPGDQDHAAVAKQLLEKAPVLVPVHRNCYVPSRPGVAGNPVLYVDAENVTVLSCDVTRFFCQEFGFAHVPVWAPKKTRRIDFWSEVVARGETSGWWSGDECLGGCLEEVFWRLREGGWAEEEVREMMMMDGCDGKIEKSGGLHLMGDSEDEAGVGWRVRLLSMVLSRGGWTREDIVDSLGLEDECLCDNWLVDPSSDYIHL, from the coding sequence ATGGCACCAACAACAACCAACAACCACACCCACAGCAAGCCCCCAAAACCCAACTCCATAGTGACTACAACTACCAAACAGCCCCTCGTCTGCTTCTCCTTCGCCGCCTACGCCAagtccctcataaaccacctCAAATCTTCACCACTCAACATCCCAGTCGAGCAAGGCCTCACCGACCCAGAGCTCGCCTCCATCGAAGCCACCTTCGACTTCGCCTTCCCGCCCGACCTCCGCGCCATTCTCCAGGAAGGCCTCCCCGTGGGCCCCACCTTCCCCAACTGGCGTTCCTCCTCCCTCCAGCAGCTCCGCATCCTCCTCAGCCTCCCGTCCTTCAGCGTCCTCCGCCGAGTCTCTGGCGGAAGCCTCTGGTGCCAGTCGTGGGGGGCCAAGCCCCCTCCAGGCGATCAAGATCATGCTGCCGTGGCCAAGCAGCTGCTGGAGAAAGCGCCGGTTCTCGTGCCGGTGCACCGGAACTGCTATGTTCCGTCGAGGCCGGGCGTGGCGGGAAATCCGGTTTTGTACGTTGACGCGGAGAACGTTACTGTTCTGAGCTGTGACGTCACCCGGTTTTTTTGTCAAGAGTTTGGGTTCGCACACGTGCCCGTGTGGGCCCCCAAGAAGACGCGAAGGATTGATTTTTGGAGCGAGGTGGTGGCGCGTGGGGAGACGAGTGGGTGGTGGAGTGGGGATGAGTGCTTGGGTGGGTGTTTGGAGGAGGTGTTTTGGAGGTTGAGGGAGGGCGGTTGGGCAGAGGAGGAGGTTAgggagatgatgatgatggacGGCTGTGATGGGAAGATTGAGAAGAGCGGCGGGCTCCACTTGATGGGGGACAGCGAGGATGAGGCAGGTGTGGGGTGGCGCGTGAGGTTGCTGTCTATGGTGTTGTCGCGTGGGGGTTGGACAAGGGAAGATATTGTTGACTCTCTTGGTCTTGAGGACGAGTGCTTATGCGATAACTGGCTAGTAGATCCCTCATCAGATTATATTCACCTATAG